The Spartinivicinus poritis genome window below encodes:
- a CDS encoding DUF4157 domain-containing protein, which produces MYDYQTEEEKPLQRQKNNTGIPDHIKQGAEQLSGISLDHVRVHYNSPKPAQLNAHAYAQGNEIHMAPGQDKHIAHETWHVVQQMQGRVQPTTQCEGHPVNDDVALEKEADVMGDRAASVGQGL; this is translated from the coding sequence ATGTACGATTACCAAACTGAAGAAGAAAAACCGTTACAGCGCCAGAAAAATAATACTGGCATCCCTGATCATATCAAACAGGGTGCAGAGCAACTGTCGGGAATATCATTAGATCATGTACGGGTGCATTATAATTCACCTAAACCGGCTCAATTAAATGCCCATGCTTATGCACAAGGGAATGAAATTCATATGGCACCTGGTCAGGATAAGCATATTGCCCATGAGACATGGCACGTTGTACAACAGATGCAGGGTAGAGTTCAGCCTACTACGCAGTGTGAAGGGCATCCGGTCAATGATGACGTGGCCTTGGAGAAAGAGGCGGATGTGATGGGGGATAGGGCAGCGAGTGTGGGGCAGGGTTTGTAG